One window of Equus caballus isolate H_3958 breed thoroughbred chromosome 3, TB-T2T, whole genome shotgun sequence genomic DNA carries:
- the RIPOR1 gene encoding rho family-interacting cell polarization regulator 1 isoform X5, whose product MWREAASNTNLKAWSPARTRSMMSLSVRPQRRLLSARVNRSQSFAGVLSSHERGPRSFPAFSPPGPPRKPPALSRVSRMFSVAHPATKVPQPERLDLVYAALKRGLTAYLEVHQQEQEKLQGQIRESKRNSRLGFLYDLDKQVKSIERFLRRLEFHASKIDELYEAYCVQRRLRDGAYNMVRAYSTGSPGSREARDSLAEATRGHREYTESMCLLESELEAQLGEFHLRMKGLAGFARLCVGDQYEICMKYGRQRWKLRGRIEGSGKQVWDSEETVFLPLLTEFLSIKVTELKGLANHVVVGSVSCETKDLFAALPQVVAVDINDLGTIKLSLEVTWSPFDKDDQPSAASTVNKASTVTKRFSTYSQSPPDTPSLREQAFYNMLRRQEELENGTAWSLSSESSDDSSSPQLSGATRHSSAPRPLVQQPEPLPIQVAFRRPETPTSGPVDEEGAVAPVLANGHAPYSRTLSHISEASVDAALAEASVEAVGLESIARGPSLPAHPDPTHGEHPGPVSPALDPGNSATSPTLSTTGPAYISTDPAPSAHLDLVHKTPDSSSPELPGPTHTTTSSTYSAISPTHSAASLTHTTTGSTHKPMLSTLTITDPTPSATGPAQTTTSLTHTVTNLTHTVTSPTDKPMLSTLTTTGSTPCATGQAHTTTSPTHKPMFSILMTAGPTPNTTGSAQPTTSPTHSTASPTHTAAGPTYTTASPTDKSRMSTHTSTSPTPNAKDPVQTTRSPTHPVTSPTLITVSPSTSLDLTTLPSPSAHTDPTLPGTDPLSCSHPASTPCTQADPIAPSTSYPGPTCSSWEPLTSPSPDPQEPILQSPSPAPSSLDPVPQHSDFSLTMAAQAPVPGAAGEAGDRRLEEALGALMAALDDYRGQFPELQGLEQEVTRLESLLMQRQGLTRSRASSLSITVEHALESFSFLNEDEDEDHDGPRDRPPSSLEPGAEDSLDSLSARPLSTECPALDTALVQHLYHCSRLLLKLGTFGPLRCQEAWALERLLQEARVIEAVCELSRRWEIPATSAQEVVQFSASRPGFLTFWDQCTEGLSPFICSVERVLLTFCNQYSARLSLRQPGLAEAVCVKFLEDALGRKLPRRPQPGPGEQLTIFQFWSYIEALDSPSMEAYVTETAEEVLLVRNLNSDDQAVVLKALRLAPEGRLQRDGLRALSSLLVHGNNKVMAAVSTQLRSLSLGPAFRERALLCFLDQLEDEDVQMRVAGCLALGCIKAPEGIEPLVYLCQTDTEAVREAARQSLQQCGEEGQSAHRRLEESLDALPRIFGPGSMATSRPARALLLQEAGLQGEGSPPQELPDTL is encoded by the exons GGAGCCCCGCACGGACTCGTTCCATGATGTCCCTGTCGGTGCGGCCGCAGCGCCGCCTGCTCAGCGCCCGGGTCAATAGGAGCCAGTCCTTCGCAGGCGTCCTCAGCAGCCACGAGCGGGGGCCCAG GAGCTTCCCGGCCTTCAGTCCCCCAGGGCCCCCACGGAAGCCCCCAGCGCTCTCCCGTGTTTCCAGGATGTTTTCCGTGGCGCACCCAGCCACCAAGGTCCCGCAGCCTGAGCGGCTGGATTTGGTGTACGCTGCACTCAAGCGGGGCCTGAC TGCCTACTTGGAAGTGCACCAACAGGAGCAGGAGAAACTCCAGGGGCAGATACGGGAGTCCAAGAGGAATTCTCGCCTG GGCTTCCTGTATGACTTGGACAAG CAAGTCAAGTCCATTGAACGCTTCCTGCGACGGCTGGAGTTCCATGCTAGCAAG ATTGATGAGCTATATGAAGCATACTGTGTCCAGCGACGTCTCCGGGATGGTGCCTACAACATGGTCCGTGCCTACAGTACTGGGTCCCCAGGGAGCCGCGAGGCCCGAGACAGCCTGGCCGAGGCCACTCGGGGGCATCGAGAGTACACAGAG AGCATGTGTCTGCTGGAGAGTGAGCTGGAGGCACAGCTGGGCGAATTCCATCTCCGCATGAAAG GGTTGGCCGGCTTCGCCAGGCTGTGTGTGGGCGATCAGTATGAG ATCTGCATGAAATATGGGCGTCAGCGCTGGAAACTCCGGGGCCGCATTGAGGGTAGTGGAAAGCAGGTGTGGGACAGTGAGGAAACcgtctttcttcctctgctcacGGAATTCCTGTCCATCAAG GTGACAGAGCTGAAGGGCCTGGCCAACCACGTAGTTGTAGGCAGCGTCTCTTGCGAGACCAAGGACCTGTTCGCTGCCCTGCCCCAGGTTGTGGCAGTGGACATCAATGACCTTGGCACCATCAAGCTCAGCCTGGAAGTCACATGGAG ccccttcgACAAGGATGACCAGCCCTCGGCTGCTTCTACTGTCAACAAAGCCTCCACAGTCACCAAGCGCTTCTCCACCTATAGCCAGAGCCCACCAGACACGCCCTCACTTCGGGAGCAGGCCTTCTAT aATATGCTGAGGCGACAGGAGGAGCTGGAGAATGGGACAGCATGGTCCCTGTCATCTGAATCTTCAGACGACTCATCCAGCCCACAGCTCTCAGGCGCTACCCGCCACTCATCAGCCCCCAGGCCCCTGGTACAGCAGCCTGAGCCTCTGCCCATCCAAGTTGCCTTCCGTAGGCCTGAGACCCCCACCTCTGGACCTGTGGATGAGGAGGGGGCCGTGGCCCCAGTCCTGGCCAATGGGCATGCCCCCTACAGCCGGACTCTGAGCCATATCAGTGAGGCCAGTGTGGATGCTGCCTTGGCTGAGGCTTCAGTGGAGGCTGTGGGTCTAGAAAGCATAGCCCGGGGACCTAGCCTGCCAGCACACCCAGATCCCACCCATGGGGAACACCCTGGTCCTGTCTCTCCTGCCCTGGACCCTGGCAATTCTGCCACAAGTCCCACTCTTAGTACAACAGGCCCTGCCTATATATCTACAGACCCTGCCCCATCTGCACACCTAGACTTGGTTCACAAGACCCCAGACTCTAGCTCTCCTGAACTGCCAGGCCCCACACACACCACTACAAGCTCCACCTATAGTGCCATAAGCCCTACCCACAGTGCTGCAAGCCTTACTCACACTACCACAGGTTCCACCCACAAGCCCATGCTCTCGACGCTCACTATTACAGACCCTACCCCCAGTGCTACAGGCCCAGCCCAGACCACCACAAGTCTTACCCACACTGTCACAAACCTGACACATACTGTCACAAGCCCAACAGACAAGCCCATGCTCTCTACCCTCACTACTACAGGCTCTACCCCCTGTGCCACAGGTCAGGCCCATACTACCACAAGCCCCACCCACAAGCCCATGTTTTCTATCCTCATGACTGCGGGTCCTACCCCCAATACTACAGGCTCAGCCCAGCCCACCACAAGCCCCACCCACAGCACTGCAAGCCCCACCCACACTGCTGCAGGCCCCACCTACACTACTGCAAGCCCTACTGACAAATCCAGGATGTCAACTCACACCTCTACAAGTCCTACCCCTAATGCTAAGGACCCAGTCCAGACTACCAGAAGCCCCACCCATCCTGTCACAAGCCCCACCCTTATAACTGTAAGCCCTTCTACTTCTTTAGACCTCACCAcactccccagcccctctgcccacaCAGACCCCACTCTCCCAGGCACCGACCCCCTGTCCTGTAGCCACCCAGCCTCCACTCCCTGTACTCAGGCAGACCCTATAGCCCCCAGCACCTCCTACCCAGGTCCTACCTGTTCCAGTTGGGAACCCCTCACAAGCCCTTCCCCAGACCCCCAAGAGCCTATCCTTCAGAGCCCAAGCCCTGCTCCCTCATCCCTAGACCCTGTGCCCCAGCATTCAGACTTTAGCCTGACTATGGCTGCCCAGGCCCCAGTTCCAGGGGCAGCTGGAGAGGCTGGGgacaggaggctggaggaggcactGGGGGCCCTAATGGCTGCCCTTGATGACTATCGTGGCCAGTTCCCTGAGCTGCAGGGCCTGGAGCAGGAGGTGACCCGGCTGGAGAGTCTGCTCATG CAGAGACAGGGCCTGACTCGCAGCCGGGCTTCCAGTCTTAGCATCACTGTGGAGCATGCCCTGgagagcttcagcttcctcaacGAGGATGAAGATGAAGACCATGATGGTCCTAGGGACAG GCCCCCAAgcagcctggagcctggggctgAGGACAGCCTCGACTCGCTCAGTGCCCGCCCCCTCAGCACGGAGTGTCCAGCTCTGGACACTGCCTTGGTCCAGCACCTGTACCACTGCAGCCGCCTCCTGCTG AAACTGGGCACATTTGGGCCCCTGCGCTGCCAGGAGGCATGGGCCCTGGAACGGCTGCTGCAGGAGGCTCGAGTAATTGAGGCAGTATGCGAGCTTAGCAGGCGATGGGAAATCCCTGCCACCTCCGCCCAGGAAG TGGTGCAGTTCTCAGCCTCTCGGCCCGGCTTCCTGACCTTCTGGGACCAGTGTACGGAGGGACTTAGCCCCTTCATCTGCTCCGTGGAGCGGGTGCTCCTCACCTTCTGCAATCAGTACAGTGCCCGTCTCTCCCTGCGCCAGCCAGGCTTAGCAGAGGCTG TATGTGTCAAGTTCCTAGAAGATGCCTTGGGGCGGAAGCTGCCCAGGaggccccagccaggccctggagaGCAGCTCACCATCTTCCAGTTCTGGAGTTACATTGAAGCCTTGGACAGCCCCTCCATGGAGGCCTATGTGACAGAGACCGCCGAGGAGG TGTTACTGGTGCGGAATCTGAACTCAGATGACCAGGCTGTTGTGCTGAAGGCCCTTAGGTTGGCGCCTGAGGGGCGGCTACAAAGGGATGGGCTCCGGGCCCTCAGCTCCCTGCTTGTCCATGGCAACAACAAGGTCATGGCTGCTGTCAGCACCCAGCTCCGGAGCCTGTCACTGGGCCCTGCCTTCCGGGAAAGG GCCCTACTGTGCTTCCTGGACCAGCTCGAAGATGAGGATGTACAGATGAGAGTAGCTGGCTGCCTCGCCCTGGGCTGCATTAAG GCTCCAGAGGGCATTGAGCCCCTTGTGTACCTGTGCCAAACGGACACAGAAGCCGTGAGGGAAGCTGCCCGGCAGAGCCTGCAACAGTGTG GGGAAGAGGGACAATCTGCCCATCGACGGCTGGAGGAGTCACTGGACGCCCTACCCCGCATCTTTGGACCCGGCAGCATGGCCA CCAGCCGACCAGCCCGTGCTCTGCTGCTtcaggaagcagggctccagggAGAGGGCTCACCTCCCCAAGAGCTGCCTGACAC GTTATAG
- the RIPOR1 gene encoding rho family-interacting cell polarization regulator 1 isoform X6, protein MWREAASNTNLKAWSPARTRSMMSLSVRPQRRLLSARVNRSQSFAGVLSSHERGPRSFPAFSPPGPPRKPPALSRVSRMFSVAHPATKVPQPERLDLVYAALKRGLTAYLEVHQQEQEKLQGQIRESKRNSRLGFLYDLDKQVKSIERFLRRLEFHASKIDELYEAYCVQRRLRDGAYNMVRAYSTGSPGSREARDSLAEATRGHREYTESMCLLESELEAQLGEFHLRMKGLAGFARLCVGDQYEICMKYGRQRWKLRGRIEGSGKQVWDSEETVFLPLLTEFLSIKVTELKGLANHVVVGSVSCETKDLFAALPQVVAVDINDLGTIKLSLEVTWSPFDKDDQPSAASTVNKASTVTKRFSTYSQSPPDTPSLREQAFYNMLRRQEELENGTAWSLSSESSDDSSSPQLSGATRHSSAPRPLVQQPEPLPIQVAFRRPETPTSGPVDEEGAVAPVLANGHAPYSRTLSHISEASVDAALAEASVEAVGLESIARGPSLPAHPDPTHGEHPGPVSPALDPGNSATSPTLSTTGPAYISTDPAPSAHLDLVHKTPDSSSPELPGPTHTTTSSTYSAISPTHSAASLTHTTTGSTHKPMLSTLTITDPTPSATGPAQTTTSLTHTVTNLTHTVTSPTDKPMLSTLTTTGSTPCATGQAHTTTSPTHKPMFSILMTAGPTPNTTGSAQPTTSPTHSTASPTHTAAGPTYTTASPTDKSRMSTHTSTSPTPNAKDPVQTTRSPTHPVTSPTLITVSPSTSLDLTTLPSPSAHTDPTLPGTDPLSCSHPASTPCTQADPIAPSTSYPGPTCSSWEPLTSPSPDPQEPILQSPSPAPSSLDPVPQHSDFSLTMAAQAPVPGAAGEAGDRRLEEALGALMAALDDYRGQFPELQGLEQEVTRLESLLMQRQGLTRSRASSLSITVEHALESFSFLNEDEDEDHDGPRDRPPSSLEPGAEDSLDSLSARPLSTECPALDTALVQHLYHCSRLLLKLGTFGPLRCQEAWALERLLQEARVIEAVCELSRRWEIPATSAQEVVQFSASRPGFLTFWDQCTEGLSPFICSVERVLLTFCNQYSARLSLRQPGLAEAVCVKFLEDALGRKLPRRPQPGPGEQLTIFQFWSYIEALDSPSMEAYVTETAEEVLLVRNLNSDDQAVVLKALRLAPEGRLQRDGLRALSSLLVHGNNKVMAAVSTQLRSLSLGPAFRERALLCFLDQLEDEDVQMRVAGCLALGCIKAPEGIEPLVYLCQTDTEAVREAARQSLQQCGEEGQSAHRRLEESLDALPRIFGPGSMASYSPVHISDLPT, encoded by the exons GGAGCCCCGCACGGACTCGTTCCATGATGTCCCTGTCGGTGCGGCCGCAGCGCCGCCTGCTCAGCGCCCGGGTCAATAGGAGCCAGTCCTTCGCAGGCGTCCTCAGCAGCCACGAGCGGGGGCCCAG GAGCTTCCCGGCCTTCAGTCCCCCAGGGCCCCCACGGAAGCCCCCAGCGCTCTCCCGTGTTTCCAGGATGTTTTCCGTGGCGCACCCAGCCACCAAGGTCCCGCAGCCTGAGCGGCTGGATTTGGTGTACGCTGCACTCAAGCGGGGCCTGAC TGCCTACTTGGAAGTGCACCAACAGGAGCAGGAGAAACTCCAGGGGCAGATACGGGAGTCCAAGAGGAATTCTCGCCTG GGCTTCCTGTATGACTTGGACAAG CAAGTCAAGTCCATTGAACGCTTCCTGCGACGGCTGGAGTTCCATGCTAGCAAG ATTGATGAGCTATATGAAGCATACTGTGTCCAGCGACGTCTCCGGGATGGTGCCTACAACATGGTCCGTGCCTACAGTACTGGGTCCCCAGGGAGCCGCGAGGCCCGAGACAGCCTGGCCGAGGCCACTCGGGGGCATCGAGAGTACACAGAG AGCATGTGTCTGCTGGAGAGTGAGCTGGAGGCACAGCTGGGCGAATTCCATCTCCGCATGAAAG GGTTGGCCGGCTTCGCCAGGCTGTGTGTGGGCGATCAGTATGAG ATCTGCATGAAATATGGGCGTCAGCGCTGGAAACTCCGGGGCCGCATTGAGGGTAGTGGAAAGCAGGTGTGGGACAGTGAGGAAACcgtctttcttcctctgctcacGGAATTCCTGTCCATCAAG GTGACAGAGCTGAAGGGCCTGGCCAACCACGTAGTTGTAGGCAGCGTCTCTTGCGAGACCAAGGACCTGTTCGCTGCCCTGCCCCAGGTTGTGGCAGTGGACATCAATGACCTTGGCACCATCAAGCTCAGCCTGGAAGTCACATGGAG ccccttcgACAAGGATGACCAGCCCTCGGCTGCTTCTACTGTCAACAAAGCCTCCACAGTCACCAAGCGCTTCTCCACCTATAGCCAGAGCCCACCAGACACGCCCTCACTTCGGGAGCAGGCCTTCTAT aATATGCTGAGGCGACAGGAGGAGCTGGAGAATGGGACAGCATGGTCCCTGTCATCTGAATCTTCAGACGACTCATCCAGCCCACAGCTCTCAGGCGCTACCCGCCACTCATCAGCCCCCAGGCCCCTGGTACAGCAGCCTGAGCCTCTGCCCATCCAAGTTGCCTTCCGTAGGCCTGAGACCCCCACCTCTGGACCTGTGGATGAGGAGGGGGCCGTGGCCCCAGTCCTGGCCAATGGGCATGCCCCCTACAGCCGGACTCTGAGCCATATCAGTGAGGCCAGTGTGGATGCTGCCTTGGCTGAGGCTTCAGTGGAGGCTGTGGGTCTAGAAAGCATAGCCCGGGGACCTAGCCTGCCAGCACACCCAGATCCCACCCATGGGGAACACCCTGGTCCTGTCTCTCCTGCCCTGGACCCTGGCAATTCTGCCACAAGTCCCACTCTTAGTACAACAGGCCCTGCCTATATATCTACAGACCCTGCCCCATCTGCACACCTAGACTTGGTTCACAAGACCCCAGACTCTAGCTCTCCTGAACTGCCAGGCCCCACACACACCACTACAAGCTCCACCTATAGTGCCATAAGCCCTACCCACAGTGCTGCAAGCCTTACTCACACTACCACAGGTTCCACCCACAAGCCCATGCTCTCGACGCTCACTATTACAGACCCTACCCCCAGTGCTACAGGCCCAGCCCAGACCACCACAAGTCTTACCCACACTGTCACAAACCTGACACATACTGTCACAAGCCCAACAGACAAGCCCATGCTCTCTACCCTCACTACTACAGGCTCTACCCCCTGTGCCACAGGTCAGGCCCATACTACCACAAGCCCCACCCACAAGCCCATGTTTTCTATCCTCATGACTGCGGGTCCTACCCCCAATACTACAGGCTCAGCCCAGCCCACCACAAGCCCCACCCACAGCACTGCAAGCCCCACCCACACTGCTGCAGGCCCCACCTACACTACTGCAAGCCCTACTGACAAATCCAGGATGTCAACTCACACCTCTACAAGTCCTACCCCTAATGCTAAGGACCCAGTCCAGACTACCAGAAGCCCCACCCATCCTGTCACAAGCCCCACCCTTATAACTGTAAGCCCTTCTACTTCTTTAGACCTCACCAcactccccagcccctctgcccacaCAGACCCCACTCTCCCAGGCACCGACCCCCTGTCCTGTAGCCACCCAGCCTCCACTCCCTGTACTCAGGCAGACCCTATAGCCCCCAGCACCTCCTACCCAGGTCCTACCTGTTCCAGTTGGGAACCCCTCACAAGCCCTTCCCCAGACCCCCAAGAGCCTATCCTTCAGAGCCCAAGCCCTGCTCCCTCATCCCTAGACCCTGTGCCCCAGCATTCAGACTTTAGCCTGACTATGGCTGCCCAGGCCCCAGTTCCAGGGGCAGCTGGAGAGGCTGGGgacaggaggctggaggaggcactGGGGGCCCTAATGGCTGCCCTTGATGACTATCGTGGCCAGTTCCCTGAGCTGCAGGGCCTGGAGCAGGAGGTGACCCGGCTGGAGAGTCTGCTCATG CAGAGACAGGGCCTGACTCGCAGCCGGGCTTCCAGTCTTAGCATCACTGTGGAGCATGCCCTGgagagcttcagcttcctcaacGAGGATGAAGATGAAGACCATGATGGTCCTAGGGACAG GCCCCCAAgcagcctggagcctggggctgAGGACAGCCTCGACTCGCTCAGTGCCCGCCCCCTCAGCACGGAGTGTCCAGCTCTGGACACTGCCTTGGTCCAGCACCTGTACCACTGCAGCCGCCTCCTGCTG AAACTGGGCACATTTGGGCCCCTGCGCTGCCAGGAGGCATGGGCCCTGGAACGGCTGCTGCAGGAGGCTCGAGTAATTGAGGCAGTATGCGAGCTTAGCAGGCGATGGGAAATCCCTGCCACCTCCGCCCAGGAAG TGGTGCAGTTCTCAGCCTCTCGGCCCGGCTTCCTGACCTTCTGGGACCAGTGTACGGAGGGACTTAGCCCCTTCATCTGCTCCGTGGAGCGGGTGCTCCTCACCTTCTGCAATCAGTACAGTGCCCGTCTCTCCCTGCGCCAGCCAGGCTTAGCAGAGGCTG TATGTGTCAAGTTCCTAGAAGATGCCTTGGGGCGGAAGCTGCCCAGGaggccccagccaggccctggagaGCAGCTCACCATCTTCCAGTTCTGGAGTTACATTGAAGCCTTGGACAGCCCCTCCATGGAGGCCTATGTGACAGAGACCGCCGAGGAGG TGTTACTGGTGCGGAATCTGAACTCAGATGACCAGGCTGTTGTGCTGAAGGCCCTTAGGTTGGCGCCTGAGGGGCGGCTACAAAGGGATGGGCTCCGGGCCCTCAGCTCCCTGCTTGTCCATGGCAACAACAAGGTCATGGCTGCTGTCAGCACCCAGCTCCGGAGCCTGTCACTGGGCCCTGCCTTCCGGGAAAGG GCCCTACTGTGCTTCCTGGACCAGCTCGAAGATGAGGATGTACAGATGAGAGTAGCTGGCTGCCTCGCCCTGGGCTGCATTAAG GCTCCAGAGGGCATTGAGCCCCTTGTGTACCTGTGCCAAACGGACACAGAAGCCGTGAGGGAAGCTGCCCGGCAGAGCCTGCAACAGTGTG GGGAAGAGGGACAATCTGCCCATCGACGGCTGGAGGAGTCACTGGACGCCCTACCCCGCATCTTTGGACCCGGCAGCATGGCCA GTTATAGTCCGGTCCACATCTCTGATCTACCAACATGA